From Chryseobacterium joostei, the proteins below share one genomic window:
- a CDS encoding UDP-N-acetylmuramoyl-tripeptide--D-alanyl-D-alanine ligase, which translates to MNIEQFYPLFLKANKVTIDSRKIGENDIFFAFSGDNFNAATLAEKAIDEGALAVIVEQSEFENKARNIFYVPSTLEFLQQLAIHHRSLLNIPFIGLTGSNGKTTTKELIHAVLSEKFNVQYTSGNLNNHIGVPLTILSIKPEHEMAVIEMGANHQKEIEFLCTISKPDFGYITNFGKAHLEGFGGFEGVIKGKSELYTYLKENHQTIVVNENDPIQVEKTEGYSPTITFGKESADYDFEAFSEDHFVGLIYQGEKAVSKLTGEYNFTNLCAAASLGLHFGISFEKIKHAVEQYTPTNMRSQVVKKENRTLVLDTYNANPSSMTASLNNFITFEGSKTIIIGDMLELGAESEKEHQNILNLAQELKFNEIITVGKYFKAINLSDLAFENTSALIEYLKQHKIHSENILLKGSRGIALERVIEFI; encoded by the coding sequence ATGAATATAGAACAATTTTATCCTTTATTTTTGAAGGCCAATAAAGTAACAATCGATAGCAGAAAAATAGGCGAAAATGACATCTTTTTTGCTTTCTCCGGTGATAACTTTAATGCAGCAACATTGGCAGAAAAAGCCATTGATGAGGGTGCATTGGCTGTAATTGTTGAACAATCTGAATTTGAAAATAAAGCAAGGAATATTTTCTATGTTCCATCTACCCTTGAATTCCTACAGCAATTGGCTATTCATCATAGAAGTTTGCTTAATATTCCTTTTATTGGGCTTACAGGAAGCAACGGTAAGACTACTACAAAGGAACTGATCCATGCTGTACTTTCTGAAAAATTTAATGTACAGTATACCTCAGGGAACCTGAATAACCATATTGGAGTTCCTCTTACCATTCTTTCCATCAAGCCGGAACACGAAATGGCTGTGATTGAAATGGGAGCAAATCATCAGAAAGAAATAGAGTTCCTTTGTACAATTTCAAAACCTGATTTTGGATATATTACGAACTTTGGGAAAGCTCACCTGGAAGGGTTTGGAGGCTTCGAAGGAGTGATTAAAGGAAAGTCTGAGCTTTATACTTACCTTAAGGAGAATCATCAAACCATTGTTGTTAATGAAAATGACCCTATTCAGGTTGAAAAAACAGAGGGATATTCTCCCACCATTACATTTGGAAAAGAAAGTGCAGATTATGATTTTGAAGCATTTTCAGAGGATCATTTTGTAGGGTTGATTTATCAGGGTGAAAAAGCGGTGTCAAAGTTAACCGGGGAATATAACTTTACCAATCTGTGTGCTGCGGCAAGCCTTGGGCTTCACTTCGGAATTAGCTTTGAAAAAATAAAGCATGCTGTAGAGCAGTATACGCCAACAAATATGCGCTCACAGGTCGTAAAGAAAGAGAACAGAACATTAGTTTTGGATACGTATAATGCCAACCCAAGTTCGATGACTGCTTCATTGAATAACTTTATCACTTTTGAGGGCAGTAAAACCATTATTATTGGTGATATGCTGGAATTGGGTGCTGAGAGTGAAAAAGAGCATCAGAATATCCTTAATCTGGCTCAGGAGCTTAAGTTTAACGAAATTATTACAGTAGGAAAATATTTTAAGGCAATCAATCTTTCAGATCTTGCTTTTGAAAATACATCTGCTTTGATTGAATACCTTAAACAGCATAAAATTCACTCAGAAAATATACTACTGAAAGGATCAAGAGGAATAGCTCTGGAAAGGGTAATAGAATTTATTTAG
- a CDS encoding anhydro-N-acetylmuramic acid kinase, with amino-acid sequence MKFRVIGLMSGTSLDGLDICLVEFKKQDRWTFEILNADTLPYSTDWENKLRNSIHLSVDDLLELHSEYGFYLGQQVKEFIEKYQLEDIDMISSHGHTVFHQPQRKFTLQVGDGRAIKLETNLPVIYDFRSQDVLMKGNGAPLVPIGDELLFSEYGACLNLGGFSNISLQDNGKRIAFDIAPVNIILNTLARQLDKGFDENGDLARKGKINERLLNQFNSLDFYQQSHPKSLGIEWCNQHVFPLLENIEPLEALATFTEHIAQQISNTINKNKIKDILITGGGAYNTFLIEKIKAKTKSEVIIPEKEIIDYKEALIFAFMGVLKINNEINILSSATGSTSDHSSGVIA; translated from the coding sequence ATGAAATTTCGGGTTATCGGGCTTATGTCCGGAACAAGTCTGGACGGCTTGGATATTTGTCTTGTAGAGTTTAAGAAACAAGACAGATGGACCTTTGAGATCCTAAATGCCGATACCCTGCCCTATTCCACAGATTGGGAGAATAAGCTTAGAAACTCTATTCATCTTTCCGTAGACGACCTGTTGGAGCTCCACTCGGAGTATGGCTTTTATTTGGGACAACAGGTGAAAGAATTTATTGAAAAATATCAGCTTGAAGATATTGACATGATTTCATCTCATGGGCATACGGTTTTTCATCAGCCTCAAAGAAAATTCACCCTTCAGGTCGGAGATGGCAGAGCTATCAAACTAGAAACGAATTTACCCGTTATCTATGATTTCAGAAGCCAGGATGTTTTGATGAAAGGAAACGGAGCACCTTTGGTACCTATTGGTGATGAGCTTCTTTTTTCAGAATATGGTGCCTGTCTTAATCTGGGTGGATTTTCAAATATCTCCCTTCAAGACAATGGGAAAAGAATAGCCTTTGATATTGCTCCTGTTAATATTATTTTGAATACTCTAGCCAGGCAGCTCGATAAAGGTTTTGATGAAAACGGCGATCTTGCAAGAAAAGGAAAAATAAATGAACGTTTACTCAACCAATTTAATTCCCTGGACTTCTACCAACAGTCTCACCCAAAATCTTTGGGTATAGAATGGTGCAATCAGCATGTATTTCCATTGCTTGAAAACATAGAACCACTAGAGGCACTTGCTACTTTTACAGAACATATTGCCCAGCAAATTTCAAATACCATCAATAAAAATAAGATTAAAGATATATTGATAACCGGAGGAGGTGCCTATAACACCTTTTTAATAGAAAAAATAAAGGCAAAAACAAAATCTGAGGTAATCATCCCTGAAAAGGAGATCATTGATTATAAGGAAGCTCTGATCTTTGCATTCATGGGTGTTTTAAAAATAAATAACGAGATAAATATCTTATCTTCAGCCACAGGAAGCACTTCTGACCACAGCTCAGGAGTCATTGCTTAA
- a CDS encoding NUDIX hydrolase: MYKVFVNEKKLLISKHSEELEKNLEYESFTTLEIALDLLENTSVKELNVFGENIDEIWHEFQKLFRIIEAAGGLVNNPGGEMLFIKRLGKWDLPKGKMEKGESREESAIREIEEETGLLDVELAEFINTTYHIYIERNGDKILKCTHWFEMNFDGEDTSKPQIEEGITEVAWKNTTQIEDEVFPSTFQNIKLIVREFWDSKAK; this comes from the coding sequence ATGTATAAAGTTTTTGTGAACGAAAAAAAATTATTGATATCTAAGCATTCCGAGGAACTTGAAAAAAACCTTGAGTATGAAAGTTTCACCACTTTAGAAATTGCATTGGATCTTCTGGAGAATACTTCTGTAAAGGAACTTAATGTTTTTGGAGAGAATATTGATGAGATCTGGCACGAGTTCCAAAAGCTATTCAGAATTATAGAAGCTGCAGGCGGCCTTGTGAATAATCCCGGAGGAGAAATGCTTTTTATCAAAAGATTGGGTAAATGGGATCTTCCGAAAGGAAAAATGGAGAAAGGAGAATCCAGGGAAGAGTCTGCCATAAGGGAAATTGAAGAAGAAACCGGACTGTTAGATGTAGAGCTTGCAGAATTCATTAATACTACCTACCATATCTATATAGAAAGAAATGGTGACAAAATCCTGAAATGTACCCATTGGTTTGAAATGAATTTCGATGGAGAAGATACTTCAAAACCACAGATAGAGGAAGGAATTACTGAAGTTGCCTGGAAAAACACCACTCAGATTGAAGATGAAGTTTTCCCAAGCACATTCCAGAATATTAAACTTATTGTAAGGGAGTTCTGGGATTCAAAGGCTAAATAA
- a CDS encoding orotate phosphoribosyltransferase, translating to MNLEGRKIIVNKSSKELSELLKTPENYKDFMPDGLQKFETKDNGFKFGLQGMPEIALKIDEVTDQKAILKSASSSLDFSLTATLNPINENQTEVQMLFEGKFNPFIKMMVEKPLQNFINTLTDKIEAYK from the coding sequence ATGAATTTAGAAGGACGAAAAATTATTGTCAATAAATCATCTAAAGAGCTGTCGGAATTATTGAAAACGCCTGAAAATTACAAAGATTTTATGCCAGACGGTCTTCAAAAATTTGAAACAAAAGATAATGGCTTTAAGTTTGGACTGCAGGGGATGCCGGAAATTGCATTGAAAATAGATGAAGTAACTGACCAAAAAGCTATTTTGAAGTCTGCAAGCTCAAGCTTGGATTTTTCATTAACAGCAACTTTAAATCCTATCAATGAGAACCAGACTGAAGTTCAGATGTTGTTTGAAGGAAAATTCAATCCATTTATCAAAATGATGGTAGAAAAACCATTACAGAACTTTATCAATACGTTGACAGATAAGATCGAAGCTTATAAATAA